GGGGGTGGACACGGCCGAGCGGTGGGTGTTCAGCTTCCGCGACAACTTCATCGGGTGGCGCTACATCGACGTTCCGTGGACGGCGTTCTCGCGCGGCAGCTGGCAGCCGCACGCGTCCACCCCGAACGACGGGCTGACACTTACACAAGTGTGGGGGATCGTCTTCGCGCCGCAGACCAGCGCCAAGTGGTTCCGGTTGGACCAGTTCCGCCTGGTGCAGGACCGCCCGTGGACCTGATCGGCTGAGGCCGGCACGCCCGGATCGCGGGTGGCTGGCGCGCCGCGCGCCGGGCGATTACAATCAAGGTGCCCCGAACCCGCACCGCGGGATCGGGGTACCAGTTCCGTCCCGCCGCCGCCCGTTTGGGCGCGGGGGATGGAGGATCCGCGGCAAACGTCCGCGGATCCGCTGCGGTCCACGACAGCCGGGACAATCCCGGGCTGCAGAAATGACCGCCGGCGGGGCGCCGACCACCAAGTCGCGCCGCGGACCGCGCGCCGGCAGCACAACCCGAACGATGGACGACCGAGAACGCCTGCAGTGGCTCGTGGCCCAGGCCCGGCGCGGAAAGAGCACCTCCCGCGCGAACCTGTGGTCGATCACCTTCCTTCACGCCTCTCCCCTTCTCGCGGCATGCCTCCTGGCGCTGCTGCTGGGGCGCCCCGAAGTCGCGGCCGCCACGCTTGGGCTGGTGCTGCTTACCCTGGGGCTGGTTCGCACCGCGGTGCGGCCACGGCGCGTGATCATGGCTCCCGCCCGGCACCGGGCGGTGCGCTACGGGAGGTGAGACGCAGCCACTGACAGGTCCCGGCGAATGATTCCGGGGACCGCCGGAACGGCTGGTCGATGCAGATAGACGGGTGGCCCTTCGATCGAGGGGCTGCCCGTTTCGATTTCCGTCCTGGACGTTTGACTCGCCTCGGCTCGCCGGGTAGAATCGTCGGCGTTTCCGGCATCCATGGTCCCGAGCCCGCGCAGCGAATGCCGCCCAGCCCGCAGTGGTGCACCGTGGAGTTCCGCGCACGGTACTCCGAGACGGACCAGATGGGGATCATCTACCACCCCAATTACCTTACCTGGTGTGAGATGGGGCGTACGGAGCTCATCCGGCAGCTGTGGAAGCCGTACTCGCAGGTGGAGCGCGACGGCGTGCTGCTGGCCGTCACCGACGCCACCCTGCGCTACCATGCGTCGGCCCGCTACGAGGACCTGGTGCGGGTGACGACGACGCTGGAACAGGTCCGCTCCCGCGCCGTCTCCTTCACCTACCTGGTGGAGCGGGTGGAGGACGACGGCACCACCACGCGCCTGTGCACCGCGCGTACGGGGCTGACGGCCATCGACCGCGCCGGCGCGCCGCGCAAGCTGCCGGCAGACCTGCTCGACGCCTTCCGCCGCGCCGCGGCCCCGGAGCCCGTATGAAAATCGTTTACGCTCTCGCCTTGGCCGCCGCTCCGCTCGCCGCCTGTGCACCCGCGGCCGGCAGAGGCACGTCCCAGCCCACGCCCTCCGCCGTCGCCCCGCTGCTGCGGCTGGAAGACCGCCGCGAATACGATCCGGCCGTCTTCCAGGCGGCGCTGGCGAGCCCCTCCGCGCCGCTGCGGCGCCGCGCCGCGCTGGCGGCCGGGCGCATCCGCGACCCTCGATCGATCGCCCCGCTCGGCGCGCTGCTGAGCGACGCCGACACCGCCGTCGTTGCCACCGCCGCGTTCGCTCTCGGGCAGATCGGCGACACCGCGGCCGTGCCGCTGCTGGCGCCGCTCGCCGATCCCGCGCGCATCGCGGTCGCCCCGACGGTCGTGGGCGAGGCGGCGTACGCGCTGGGCAAGATCCGCCATCCGCAGGCCCGCGCCGCGCTGGAGCGGCTGCTGACGGATGCGCCGCGCGAAGGGGCCGGGGTGCGCGAGGCCGTGGGGATGGCGCTGCTGGCCATCTGGCGCCAGGGCCGCCCCACGCCCGTGGACGCGATCGCTCCCTGGCTGCGCTCGGCCGATCCCGAAATCCGCTGGCGCGCCGCCTACGCACTCGCCCGGCGCGCGGAGCCGCGCGCGACGGCCGCGCTCTTTCCCCACGTCGGCGACGCCGATCCACTCGTCCGCTCCTTCGCCGCCCGCGGCCTGACCGGACCGATGGCGGACTCGTCGGGGATCGGACGAACGGCGGCGCAGGACGCGCTCGTCCGTATCATCGCGAACGACGGGGCGTACGAGCCGCGGATCAACGCACTCCGCTCGCTAGGGACCTTTCCCGGTCCGCGAACGCTGGCCGTGCTGAGCGCCGTCGCGGGAGTCCCCCGCAACGAGCACGAGTCCATCGCCGCGCTGGAATCCATTCAGCGGCTGGGCAGGGACGCGGCGTCGGCGGCCACCCTCCTGGGAGAGATTGCGCAGTCGAATTCGCGCCCCGTCTTCATCCGCCAGACCGCGCTCGCCGCGCTGGCGGACGTCGATTCCACCCGCGCGGCCGACGTGGCCCGCGGCCTGGAGACGTCGCCCGAATGGAGGCTGCGCGCCGCGGCCGTGCGCGCCCTCGTGGAGGCCGAGGGTCCGAGCAACAACCGCCTGATGACGTTCGCCGCAGACCCCGATCCGCGCATCGGGGCCGCGGCCATCGAGCAGGCGCTGACGGCGGCCGGCGACAGCGTGGGACCCCTCCGCGACCTGCTGATGGCGGGACTGGCGCACCGGGACGCGATCGTTCGCACCAACGCGCTCGCCGGCCTGGCGCGCCTGGCAGACCCGGCGACGCTTCCCGCCGTGCTCGACGCCTACCAGCGCGCCCAGACCGACACGCTGAACGACGCGGCGCTCGCCGCCGTGGACGCGGTGGCGGCGATCGACAAGAAGCAGCCCGGCGCGGCCGCTCGATTCCTGGCCCGCTTCCCCCGCTCCGGCGACTACCTGGTCCGCCAGCGCGTGAACGCCGCCTGGGGCGACACGCTCACGGGCGCCTGGGGCGCGCCACTGCCCATCGAGACGAACCGGTCCCCAGCGGACTACGAGCGGATGGCCGAGGTGGAGCGGAGGGGCATCCGCCGCGCGACCATCGTCACCAGCCGCGGCGACATCCACCTGGAACTGTTCGGGGGCGACGCGCCGCAGACCGTCAACAGCTTCCTGTCGCTGGCCGCCAATGGGTTCTTCGACGGGCAGGAGTGGCCGCGCGTGGTTCCCAACTTCGTCATCCAGGGTGGCGACCCGCGCGGGGACACTTCGGGAGGTCCGGGGTACGTGATTCGCGACGAGCTGAATCGCAACCTGTACCTGCGCGGCACGCTCGGCATGGCGCTCTCCGGCCCCGACACGGGCGGAAGCCAGTGGTTCGTCACCCACTCGCCCCAGCCGCACCTGGACGCCACCTACACGGTGTTCGGACGGGTGGTGCGAGGGATGGAAGTGGCCGACCGCCTGCTGCCGGGCGACCGCATCATTCGAATCCGGGAGAACCGTTGATGGCAGTTCGATACGCCGCGGCCGCGCTCGCCGTCATGGTGGCAGCCTGTGCCCCCGCGGCGACGTCCACCGCTCCGCCGCCCGGCCAGGCCGCGCCCGACCCCGCGCCGGTCGCCGCCCAGGCCATCCGCTCCACCACGCCCGCGTCGGCGCGGCAGGCGCAGTTCGGCTGGGAGCTGGACGAAGCCGGCGCACGCTTCCGCGGCCGCGGTACGGCGCGGTACGTGGCACCCGGCCGCTTCCGGCTGGACCTGTTCGGCCCGCGGGGGGAGACGTACCTGGCCGCCGCGATGGTGGATGGGCAGATGCGCGTTCCGCCCCTGCTCCTGGAGCGCTTCCGCCTGCCCTCGCCGGCGCTGCTGTGGGGCGCCGTGGGCGTGGTGAACCCGCCGGCCGACGCGCGGCTGATGGACGCCTCCGTCAACGGGGACGTCACCACCCTTCGCTACGCGCTGGGCGACGACGTGCTGGAGTACCGCCTGCGCGGCGGGCGCCTGCAGACGGTTCGCCGCAACACGCGCGGCGGCGTGGCCGAATCGATCGACCTCGAACATTCCGAAGCGGGCAACCTCCAGAGCGCGCGCTACCGCGACTGGGCCGCGTACCGCTCGCTGAACCTGACCGTGGAGTCGCAGACCGATGTCACTGGCTTTCCCGAAGCGACCTGGAATCCGCCGGGCACTTGACGCCGTCCTGCTGACGGCGTTCCTGGCCCTGCTTTCCGGCTGCAACTACAGCTTTACTGGCGGCGGGCTGCCGCAGCACATCCGGCGCGTGTACATCGAGCCGTTCGAGAACGAAACGCCGTACCCGGGGCTGGAAAGCCTTTTGCTGCGCGAGCTGCAGGACCGCTTTCCCGGCAGCCTGGGCGTGCGCCTGGCGTCGCAGTCCAACGCCGACGCCATCGTCCGCGGCAAGCTGAAGTCGGCCGAGGAGCAGACCACCAACATCAACCCCAACACCGATGCCTCGGGGCGCATCGGCCGGCTGGAGGCGCAGGTGCAGGTGAGCTTCGACGCCGAGATCTACGACGTGCAGAACGACCGGGTGCTCTGGCGCGGCAACGGAATCACCGCGCTGGGCGCGTTCAACCCCAACACCGAGGACGTGGACGACGGCCGCCGCAAGGCGCTGCAGCAGGCGGTGCAGCGGCTGATCGAGGGAGCGCAGTCGCAGTGGTAGCGCTTCGCATCGCTTCCCGCGGCAGCGAGCTGGCCCTGTGGCAGTCCCGCGCCGTGGAAGCCGCCCTCCGCGCCGCCGATCCGTCCCTCGAGGTGCGGATCGACGTCATCAGGACCACGGGCGACCGCATCCAGGACGTGCCCCTGGCCAAGATCGGCGACAAGGGGCTGTTCACCAAGGAGCTGGACAACGCGCTCCTGGCCGGCGATGCCGACCTGGCGGTCCACTCGCTCAAGGACGTGCCCACCCGCCTGCCGGACGGCCTGGCCCTGGCCGCGGTGACCGTCCGCGAAGACCCGCGCGACGTAGTCCTTCTCGCCCCTGGGCGCACGGGGGGACTGGACGCGCTGCCATCCGGCGCGCGCGTCGGCACCAGCTCGCTCCGGCGCCGGGCACAGCTGCAGGCGCTGCGGCCGGAGCTGGAGGTGCTGGATCTGCGCGGCAACCTGAACACGCGATTGGCGAAGCTGGACCGCGGCGACTACGACGCCATCATCCTGGCCGCCGCGGGGGTCCGGCGACTGGGCTGGGAGGACCGGATCTCCGAGTCGCTGGATCCCGGGCAATGGCTTCCCGCCGTGGGCCAGGGTGCGCTGGCCGTCGTCTGCTGCGAGGACCGCGCGGAGGTGCTCGACCGGCTTCGCGCCCTCCACGATCCCCACACCGCCGCCTGCACCACCGCCGAGCGCGCGCTGCTGCGGGCGCTGGAAGGCGGCTGCCAGGTGCCCATCGGCGCGCTGGGGCGGGTGGATGGAGACCGGCTCGTCCTCGACGGCCTGGTGGCGGACACCGACGGCACGTGCATCCTCCGCGTCCAGGAGTCAGGCCCGGTGGATGATGCCCAGGCGATCGGCCGGCGCGCGGCGGACGCGCTGCTGGCGCGCGGGGCGGGGGAGGTGCTGGCCGCCGTGCGCGCCCGCGCCGCCGCACCCGAGCCCGCGGCGCCATGACGCCCCTGGTGCACCCGGCGGACAAGGTGATGTCGCGCGAGGACGTGCTCCATCGCTTCGGTCAGCCGCGCTGCGGGCGCATCGTCTTTACCAACGGCGTCTTCGACATCCTTCACCGCGGCCACGTGGAGTACCTGTTCGCGGCCCGCGCCCTGGGCGACGCCCTCGTCGTCGGCCTGAACACCGACGACTCGGTCCGCCGGCTGGCCAAGGCGCCGGGGCGGCCCGTCAACCCGCAGGAAGACCGCGCGATGGTGCTCGCCGCGTTGGGGTGCGTGGACGCGGTCACCCTGTTCGACGAGGACACGCCGCACGCCATCATCACGGCGCTGATGCCGGACGTGCTGGTGAAGGGCGGGGACTACACGGTCGATACCATCGTCGGGGCGCCGGAAGTGCTGGCCGCGGGAGGCAGGGTGGAGGTGATTCCGCTGATCCCCGGCCGGTCGACGACGTCCATCCTGGAACGAGCGAGAGGGGGAGGGGAGAGTGGCTGACGAGATGACCCGCGCGGACGGGCGAAGCCCCGGCGTGCTGCGGCCGGTGACGCTGGAACGCGGCGTGGGAATGTACGCCGAGGGATCGTGCCTGATCACCGCCGGGCGCACCAAGGTGCTGTGCACGGCGTCGGTCGAGAAGGGCGTCTCGTCCTGGCGAAAGGGGAGCGGCTTCGGCTGGGTAACGGCCGAGTACAGCATGCTCCCCCGCGCGACGAACACTCGCAACCGCCGTGAGCGCAAGGAAGTCGGCGGCCGCACGCAGGAGATCCAGCGGCTGATCGGTCGCTCGCTGCGCGCCTGCGTGGACATGGAGGCCATGGGCGAGTGGACCATCACCGTGGACTGCGACGTTCTGCAGGCGGACGGCGGCACGCGCACGGCCTCCATCACCGGCGGCGCCGTGGCGCTTCACGACGCCTGCGCCTGGCTGGCGGACAAGGCCGGCCTCTCCACGTCGCCCTTCCAGCACTTCGTGGCCGCCATCAGCGGGGGGATCGTGGATGGCGTGCTGCTGCTGGACCTGGACTACTCCGAGGACAAGCGCGCCGAGGTGGATCTGAACGTCGTGGCGCGGGA
This is a stretch of genomic DNA from Longimicrobium sp.. It encodes these proteins:
- a CDS encoding thioesterase family protein is translated as MPPSPQWCTVEFRARYSETDQMGIIYHPNYLTWCEMGRTELIRQLWKPYSQVERDGVLLAVTDATLRYHASARYEDLVRVTTTLEQVRSRAVSFTYLVERVEDDGTTTRLCTARTGLTAIDRAGAPRKLPADLLDAFRRAAAPEPV
- a CDS encoding HEAT repeat domain-containing protein — encoded protein: MKIVYALALAAAPLAACAPAAGRGTSQPTPSAVAPLLRLEDRREYDPAVFQAALASPSAPLRRRAALAAGRIRDPRSIAPLGALLSDADTAVVATAAFALGQIGDTAAVPLLAPLADPARIAVAPTVVGEAAYALGKIRHPQARAALERLLTDAPREGAGVREAVGMALLAIWRQGRPTPVDAIAPWLRSADPEIRWRAAYALARRAEPRATAALFPHVGDADPLVRSFAARGLTGPMADSSGIGRTAAQDALVRIIANDGAYEPRINALRSLGTFPGPRTLAVLSAVAGVPRNEHESIAALESIQRLGRDAASAATLLGEIAQSNSRPVFIRQTALAALADVDSTRAADVARGLETSPEWRLRAAAVRALVEAEGPSNNRLMTFAADPDPRIGAAAIEQALTAAGDSVGPLRDLLMAGLAHRDAIVRTNALAGLARLADPATLPAVLDAYQRAQTDTLNDAALAAVDAVAAIDKKQPGAAARFLARFPRSGDYLVRQRVNAAWGDTLTGAWGAPLPIETNRSPADYERMAEVERRGIRRATIVTSRGDIHLELFGGDAPQTVNSFLSLAANGFFDGQEWPRVVPNFVIQGGDPRGDTSGGPGYVIRDELNRNLYLRGTLGMALSGPDTGGSQWFVTHSPQPHLDATYTVFGRVVRGMEVADRLLPGDRIIRIRENR
- the lptE gene encoding LPS assembly lipoprotein LptE, translated to MSLAFPKRPGIRRALDAVLLTAFLALLSGCNYSFTGGGLPQHIRRVYIEPFENETPYPGLESLLLRELQDRFPGSLGVRLASQSNADAIVRGKLKSAEEQTTNINPNTDASGRIGRLEAQVQVSFDAEIYDVQNDRVLWRGNGITALGAFNPNTEDVDDGRRKALQQAVQRLIEGAQSQW
- the hemC gene encoding hydroxymethylbilane synthase gives rise to the protein MVALRIASRGSELALWQSRAVEAALRAADPSLEVRIDVIRTTGDRIQDVPLAKIGDKGLFTKELDNALLAGDADLAVHSLKDVPTRLPDGLALAAVTVREDPRDVVLLAPGRTGGLDALPSGARVGTSSLRRRAQLQALRPELEVLDLRGNLNTRLAKLDRGDYDAIILAAAGVRRLGWEDRISESLDPGQWLPAVGQGALAVVCCEDRAEVLDRLRALHDPHTAACTTAERALLRALEGGCQVPIGALGRVDGDRLVLDGLVADTDGTCILRVQESGPVDDAQAIGRRAADALLARGAGEVLAAVRARAAAPEPAAP
- the rfaE2 gene encoding D-glycero-beta-D-manno-heptose 1-phosphate adenylyltransferase, encoding MTPLVHPADKVMSREDVLHRFGQPRCGRIVFTNGVFDILHRGHVEYLFAARALGDALVVGLNTDDSVRRLAKAPGRPVNPQEDRAMVLAALGCVDAVTLFDEDTPHAIITALMPDVLVKGGDYTVDTIVGAPEVLAAGGRVEVIPLIPGRSTTSILERARGGGESG
- the rph gene encoding ribonuclease PH, yielding MTRADGRSPGVLRPVTLERGVGMYAEGSCLITAGRTKVLCTASVEKGVSSWRKGSGFGWVTAEYSMLPRATNTRNRRERKEVGGRTQEIQRLIGRSLRACVDMEAMGEWTITVDCDVLQADGGTRTASITGGAVALHDACAWLADKAGLSTSPFQHFVAAISGGIVDGVLLLDLDYSEDKRAEVDLNVVARESGGLIEVQGTGEHGDFSPAQLTQLVELASGGIRQLNALQRAALA